A genomic stretch from Candidatus Hydrogenedentota bacterium includes:
- a CDS encoding macrolide ABC transporter ATP-binding protein, giving the protein VMVTHEADMAAYAGRTIHFKDGLIEQDHNHKEQV; this is encoded by the coding sequence AGTCATGGTCACCCACGAGGCCGACATGGCAGCCTATGCCGGGCGCACCATTCATTTTAAGGACGGTCTAATTGAACAAGACCATAACCACAAGGAACAGGTCTGA